A stretch of the Salarias fasciatus chromosome 3, fSalaFa1.1, whole genome shotgun sequence genome encodes the following:
- the LOC115382772 gene encoding zinc finger protein 239-like — protein MTEPQKKEKVTPRPRAHHCEQCHKAFRTPAELKIHQRVHTGERPYACDRCDKSFTSALYLRRHRLTHSEERLFICDQCGKSFLTSHHLKDHQRLHTGEKPYNCQDCGKSFTQLSSYRHHRNLHTKEKTFTCMHCGTVFISRSSYLTHQRIHTGEKPYQCKYCGKSFSVSENRLRHERIHTGEKPYRCRFCDLAFVTASAHTVHERVHTGERPYGCERCGKTFSQIGDYKTHLNTHTKEKIYFCDRCQKVFSSVSAYLRHENVHTAAKCYVCNRCEKTFTHLSLFQTHKLVHTGVKAHACVLCDKRFYTSGDLRKHGRVHAGEKPYWCVKCNKEFTWKSQEKNHRCVQVSVE, from the exons atgacTGAACCACAGAAG aaagagaaagtgacCCCTCGACCTCGAGCTCACCACTGTGAACAGTGCCACAAGGCTTTCCGGACCCCAGCAGAGTTAAAGATCCATCAGAGGGTTCACACCGGCGAGCGGCCGTACGCCTGCGATCGATGCGACAAGAGCTTCACGTCGGCGCTGTACCTGAGGAGACACCGGCTGACGCACAGCGAGGAGAGGCTGTTCATCTGCGACCAGTGTGGGAAGAGCTTCCTGACCTCGCACCACCTGAAGGATCACCAGAGGCTCCAcacgggtgagaagccgtaCAACTGCCAAGACTGCGGGAAGAGCTTCACCCAGCTGAGCAGCTACAGGCACCACAGGAACCTGCACACCAAAGAGAAGACCTTCACCTGCATGCACTGCGGCACCGTCTTCATCAGCAGGAGCTCGTACCTGACCCACCAGAGGatccacaccggcgagaagccctACCAGTGCAAGTACTGCGGGAAAAGCTTCTCCGTGTCCGAGAACCGTCTGCGTCACGAGCGCATCCACACGGGGGAGAAGCCGTACCGCTGCCGGTTCTGCGACCTGGCCTTCGTGACGGCGTCGGCCCACACGGTTCACGAGCGCGTCCACACCGGCGAGAGGCCGTACGGCTGCGAGCGGTGCGGCAAGACGTTCAGTCAGATCGGAGACTACAAGACGCACTTGAACACTCACACCAAGGAGAAGATCTACTTCTGCGACCGGTGCCAGAAGGTCTTCTCCTCGGTGAGCGCGTACCTGCGGCACGAGAACGTCCACACGGCGGCCAAATGCTACGTCTGCAATCGCTGCGAGAAAACCTTCacccatctgtctctgttccaaACACACAAGCTCGTGCACACGGGAGTGAAAGCCCACGCCTGTGTCCTCTGCGACAAGCGCTTCTACACATCTGGAGATCTCCGCAAACATGGGCGCGTCCATGCCGGAGAGAAGCCGTACTGGTGCGTCAAGTGCAACAAGGAGTTCACCTGGAAGTCCCAGGAGAAGAACCACAGGTGTGTCCAGGTAAGTGTGGAATAA
- the LOC115408897 gene encoding endothelial zinc finger protein induced by tumor necrosis factor alpha-like produces MKHDEASRAAELRRFVADTLSAASREILAAVDRLVAELEEEAAGFRRQVTRQQRQLEVRSVGAKCRRSSSPAEENPDLTSPSRSSPPQRRNGRRTSGTRRDQEKKNHIQLRVRVLDDPQTAVLSSSVLKRCPVRELRCRPDLQEADFALLLRTSFPQLAAGDRAFDVLTSDRRRRLRPLELRRLTPGEIHRSAGSSSCRRCTVHIRLKEEPAGVCDQPTGSSVSGPEAGEETCRRLSESVPEVKGSGAGNSSETEMEPSDEVQETSGPAVTSGTENNGTDEGEPSRNRRPERSEDKPNRRPVGLQLGPAGPVDPGRPAGSNGLDGPAGPLEPAGPPEPAGPPDPAGPSQMDLEEEVSEVSCRLCRSVLGSEAALVRHVWSLHASESVCGVCGEPSASVELLKDHLQDQHRCSGKPLPAVPHSAAAALTGEEDLQEERHRCYICHQEFPLREQLKTHRRTHRNRKSQQCGVCGKSLSDYRSLSRHMMIHSEERPHGCRLCGKRFKLAGTLRQHEKIHTDRRRSHLCHVCCKMFLTGRQLHDHVMTHGEERLHRCGRCGKAFVKKGALTAHMRVHTGETPYRCPHCGWAFRWKNNLAEHLRVHSGVKPYVCGICGKACARKVYLTVHMRTHSGERPYKCSVCQKVFTQGHCLKTHMRSHQGAPAAP; encoded by the exons ATGAAGCACGATGAGGCGTCCAGAGCCGCGGAGCTGCGCCGGTTTGTCGCCGACACTCTCTCCGCCGCCTCCCGGGAGATCCTGGCGGCTGTCGACAGGCTCGtggccgagctggaggaggaggctgccggCTTCAGGAGGCAGGTCACCCGGCAGCAGAGGCAGCTGGAGGTCCGCTCCGTTG GTGCTAAATGCAGGAGGAGCTCCAGTCCTGCTGAGGAGAACCCGGACTTGACCTCTCCATCCAG GTCGTCACCTCCGCAGCGTCGGAACGGAAGAAGGACGTCCGGCACGCGTCGGGAccaggagaagaagaaccacatcCAGCTCAGGGTCCGGGTCCTGGACGACCCTCAGACCGCCGTCCTGTCCAGCAGCG TGCTGAAGAGATGTCCGGTTCGGGAGCTGCGCTGCCGTCCGGACCTGCAGGAGGCCGACTTCGCCCTCCTGCTGAGGACCTCCTTCCCTCAGCTGGCCGCGGGAGACCGAGCCTTCGACGTGCTGACGTCGGACCGCCGGAGGAGGCTGCGGCCGCTGGAGCTGCGGCGTCTGACGCCCGGGGAAATCCACCGGAGCGCcggcagcagctcctgcaggaggtgCACCGTCCACATCCGCCTGAAGGAG GAACCTGCAGGCGTCTGCGATCAGCCGACCGGCAGCTCCGTCAGCGGCCCTGAAGCCGGCGAGGAAACCTGCCGACGGCTCAG TGAATCTGTTCCTGAGGTCAAAGGTTCCGGAGCCGGGAATTCGTCTGAGACCGAGATGGAACCAAGTGATGAAGTTCAGGAGACGTCTGGACCAGCTGTGACCTCTGGAACGGAGAACAACGGAACCGATGAAGGAGAACCCAGCAGGAACCGGAGACCAGAACGGAGTGAAGACAAACCCAACAGGAGACCAGTTGGACTCCAGCtgggacctgctggacctgttGATCCTGGTAGACCTGCTGGATCTAATGGACTGGATGGACCTGCTGGTCCTCTGGAACCTGCTGGACctccagaacctgctggacctCCAGACCCTGCTGGTCCCAGTCAGAtggatctggaggaggaggtctctGAAGTCTCCTGTAGACTCTGCCGGTCTGTCCTCGGCTCGGAGGCGGCGCTGGTCCGACACGTGTGGAGTCTCCACGCCAGTGAATCAGTCTGCGGCGTTTGCGGAGAACCTTCGGCGTccgtggagctgctgaaggatCATCTGCAGGACCAGCACCGATGCAGCGGCAAGCCGCTCCCGGCGGTTCCTcactcggcggcggcggcgctgacgggcgaggaggacctgcaggaggagcgccACCGCTGCTACATCTGCCACCAGGAGTTCCCGCTGAGGGAGCAGCTGAAGACCCACCGCCGCACtcacaggaacaggaagtcgCAGCAGTGCGGCGTGTGCGGCAAGTCCCTGAGCGACTACCGCTCGCTGTCCCGCCACATGATGATCCACTCCGAGGAGCGGCCGCACGGCTGCCGGCTCTGCGGGAAGCGCTTCAAGCTGGCCGGGACCCTGAGGCAGCACGAGAAGATCCACACGGACCGCCGGCGCTCGCACCTCTGCCACGTCTGCTGCAAGATGTTCCTGACCGGCCGGCAGCTGCACGACCACGTGATGACGCACGGCGAGGAGAGGCTGCACCGCTGCGGCCGCTGCGGGAAGGCCTTCGTCAAGAAGGGCGCGCTGACGGCGCACATGCGCGTCCACACCGGCGAGACGCCGTACCGCTGCCCGCACTGCGGCTGGGCCTTCCGGTGGAAGAACAACCTGGCGGAGCACCTGAGGGTCCACTCGGGCGTCAAGCCCTACGTGTGCGGGATCTGCGGCAAGGCGTGCGCCCGCAAAGTCTACCTGACCGTGCACATGAGGACGcacagcggcgagcggccgtaCAAGTGCTCCGTGTGCCAGAAGGTCTTCACCCAGGGCCACTGTCTGAAGACTCACATGAggagccaccagggggcgccggCCGCACCCTGA
- the LOC115409121 gene encoding uncharacterized protein LOC115409121 yields MEGRRVLQLLCLTFTLISTTLPSPPGLTVSPSRSQFLKRDSVSLSCEEDGWTVWRKNSRRQRSSCKDGWGKPAGSSCNITGIYPLDSGVYWCESREGAAGSSINITVADTVVLQSPVLPVMEGQDVTLGCRTSAPSTLSAEFFKDGVSIGTESTGHMTLRHVSRSAEGLYRCSFRGVGESPPSWISVSGNHKTDPPPGSSSDPPPGSSSDPPPGSSSDPPPGSSSDPPPGSPRPGSPGAEFRVFCHLVVFCPYFISTLLMVSIYRGRAKGDSVPVSMVTAGEVQASQGLDEDYDDVMAAVSTEHHF; encoded by the exons ATGGAGGGAAGAcgtgttctgcagctgctct gtctgacctTCACTCTCATCTCCACCACTCTGCCATCTCCTCCAG GACTGACTGTGAGTCCCAGCAGGTCTCAGTTCCTTAAGAGAgactcagtgtctctgagctgtgaggaggacggatggacagtttggaggaagaatagcaggagacagaggagttCATGTAAAGACGGGTGGGGAAAAcctgctggttcctcctgtaACATCACAGGAATTTACCCCCTGGACAGTGGAGTTTACTGGTGTGAGtccagagagggagcagctggaagcagcatcaACATCACTGTAGCTG atacagtggtcctccagagtccagtcctccCTGTGATGGAGGGACAGGACGTCACTCTGGGTTGTAGAACCAgcgctccctccaccctctcagcTGAGTTCTTTAAAGACGGCGTCTCCATCGGGACCGAGtccacaggtcacatgaccctcCGCCATGTGTCCCGCTCTGCTGAAGGCCTCTACAGGTGTAGCTTCAGAGGTGTTGGAGAGTCTCCACCCAGCTGGATCTCTGTCTCAG GGAACCACAAgacagatcctcctcctggttcctcctctgatcctcctcctggttcctcctctgatcctcctcctggttcctcctctgatcctcctcctggttcctcctctgatcctcctcctggttctcctcgtcctggttctcctggcgCTGAGTTCAGAGTTTTCTGCCACCTGGTGGTTTTCTGTCCGTACTTCATCTCCACTCTGCTCATGGTGTCGATATATCGAGGCAGAGCCAAAg GAGACAGTGTGCCCGTCTCCATGGTGACCGCTGGTGAGGTTCAGGCCTCTCAGGGATTGGACGAAGACTACGATGACGTCATGGCGGCGGTCAGCACGGAGCATCACTTCTGA